From Rhodoferax sp. AJA081-3, the proteins below share one genomic window:
- a CDS encoding flagellar hook-length control protein FliK yields MTIETASAQNTSRPAATESKHGKGKTGDAHGQGGGGPGGFMAILASLDTSDLAVPTVADLPLSAKDPGAVALAALQRAAAALKGVTANTEAADLADPAIGLGVAVAEADLAKLLQGEEVVLDPGVLPPPVDVPWQPELPVDTTALLAQAAQWNAAAAASPEQSQPKAANPGAISPPVAGKPLMGAEKPEGTALAHAALGEMVSELAGKVGKAHKEVAERLAAAQAALAEPAPTGNTVAAESRQQTQVLQKIADAPLSPTAAALTAAVAGASSRREDPVRERSVFRSTATDTASPVQTYAPSATTGSFANAPAPVTSMETYVAEKVAYWISNDVQNAEMKLDGMGELPVEVSIRMQGNEAHIAFRSDELHARAALENASEHLKDMLQREGVVLTGVSVGTAGAGDAGGQERKSRQGARQAGVASVEPSRTESVAGSRRSTGGALDLFV; encoded by the coding sequence ATGACAATTGAAACAGCGTCCGCACAAAACACGTCGCGACCGGCGGCAACCGAATCCAAACATGGCAAAGGAAAAACCGGCGACGCCCATGGCCAAGGGGGTGGTGGCCCAGGCGGCTTCATGGCTATTTTGGCGTCCTTGGATACATCCGATCTGGCAGTCCCCACGGTGGCAGATCTCCCGCTTTCGGCCAAAGACCCCGGCGCTGTCGCGTTGGCCGCGCTGCAGCGTGCAGCGGCGGCGCTGAAGGGCGTCACTGCGAATACAGAGGCCGCCGACTTGGCAGATCCAGCCATCGGATTGGGCGTCGCCGTTGCAGAGGCCGATCTTGCAAAGTTGTTGCAGGGTGAAGAGGTTGTTCTGGACCCGGGTGTCCTGCCACCGCCGGTTGACGTGCCTTGGCAGCCCGAGTTGCCAGTGGATACCACGGCACTGCTCGCGCAGGCGGCGCAGTGGAATGCCGCAGCGGCGGCAAGCCCGGAACAGTCCCAACCCAAAGCCGCGAACCCGGGCGCAATCAGCCCGCCGGTTGCTGGCAAGCCTTTGATGGGCGCTGAAAAGCCGGAAGGCACTGCGCTTGCCCATGCTGCCTTGGGTGAAATGGTTTCGGAACTGGCAGGCAAAGTGGGTAAGGCGCACAAGGAAGTGGCCGAGCGATTGGCGGCCGCACAGGCGGCGCTGGCCGAACCCGCTCCAACCGGTAACACGGTTGCGGCGGAGTCCCGCCAGCAGACACAGGTCTTGCAAAAAATCGCCGATGCGCCGTTGAGCCCAACGGCCGCTGCGCTGACGGCGGCCGTGGCTGGCGCGTCCAGTCGCAGGGAGGATCCGGTTCGTGAGCGGTCGGTTTTCCGATCCACCGCTACGGACACAGCGTCACCCGTACAGACTTATGCACCGTCGGCAACCACCGGGTCATTTGCCAATGCACCGGCGCCAGTTACCTCGATGGAGACGTATGTGGCGGAGAAGGTGGCCTACTGGATTTCCAACGACGTGCAGAACGCGGAAATGAAGTTGGACGGGATGGGCGAACTGCCGGTGGAGGTCAGTATCCGCATGCAGGGCAATGAAGCCCATATTGCCTTCCGGTCTGACGAGTTACATGCGCGGGCGGCGTTGGAAAATGCCAGCGAACACCTGAAGGACATGCTGCAACGCGAAGGCGTGGTGCTGACCGGTGTCTCCGTGGGAACGGCCGGTGCTGGCGATGCCGGTGGCCAGGAGCGCAAATCGCGCCAAGGCGCTCGCCAGGCGGGCGTGGCATCTGTAGAACCCTCGCGTACGGAAAGTGTGGCCGGATCCCGACGCTCAACGGGTGGGGCCTTGGACCTTTTTGTTTAG
- a CDS encoding flagellar export protein FliJ yields MSGIKSILLAIEHATLNRDALAKAAARVERNLDFARSQMAQLENYAADTDTRWTGKATQGVSVELMRHQYQFMDRLQQAIAMQSGVLTQSAGQLEQAKAKLLQAEVRLLGLNQILKVRQTALLRTQRQRQQRHTDEFAAMQHARNRALPMSGEKHDN; encoded by the coding sequence ATGTCCGGAATAAAAAGCATTCTGTTGGCCATAGAACATGCCACGCTCAACCGCGATGCCTTGGCCAAGGCGGCAGCACGGGTAGAACGCAACCTGGACTTTGCGCGCTCTCAGATGGCGCAGCTGGAAAACTATGCCGCGGACACAGATACCCGCTGGACCGGGAAGGCGACGCAGGGGGTATCCGTGGAGCTGATGCGGCACCAGTACCAGTTCATGGACCGCCTGCAACAAGCCATCGCCATGCAGTCCGGCGTTTTGACCCAATCAGCCGGACAGCTGGAACAGGCCAAGGCCAAACTGTTGCAGGCCGAGGTTCGCCTGTTGGGCCTGAACCAGATCCTGAAGGTGCGGCAAACGGCCTTGCTGCGCACCCAGCGGCAGCGCCAGCAGCGCCACACCGACGAATTTGCAGCCATGCAGCACGCCCGCAACCGGGCACTGCCAATGAGTGGAGAGAAACATGACAATTGA
- the fliL gene encoding flagellar basal body-associated protein FliL translates to MATKPDAGDAGDSGKAPAKSKKLLIIIVAAVLVLALGGGGAFFYISKQRAAAAAAEEGEEASPAKSAAHSSSPKAPPAYLPLDSMVVNLADPGGERVAQVGITLEVSDVASVDKVKAFLPTIRSGVLMLISQRTAEELLTQDGKQKLAKDILRETSRPFGGGDDEEEDAEPADSAKAKKKKPKAKARQPDYPVVGVLFSSFIVQ, encoded by the coding sequence GTGGCTACGAAACCTGATGCAGGAGATGCCGGAGATTCCGGCAAAGCTCCCGCCAAAAGCAAAAAACTGCTGATCATTATTGTTGCGGCAGTTTTGGTGCTGGCATTGGGCGGTGGCGGAGCTTTTTTCTACATCAGTAAGCAGCGTGCGGCTGCAGCAGCAGCGGAAGAAGGTGAAGAGGCCAGCCCGGCAAAGTCAGCAGCGCACTCTTCTTCACCAAAGGCCCCTCCAGCCTATTTGCCGCTGGACAGCATGGTTGTCAATTTGGCGGATCCTGGTGGTGAGCGTGTGGCACAGGTTGGTATTACGTTGGAGGTAAGCGACGTTGCCTCGGTGGACAAGGTCAAGGCGTTTTTGCCAACCATACGCAGCGGCGTGCTGATGCTCATTTCCCAGAGAACAGCCGAGGAGCTTTTGACGCAGGACGGCAAACAGAAGCTGGCCAAGGACATTCTGCGTGAGACCTCGCGACCGTTTGGTGGTGGTGATGACGAAGAGGAGGACGCCGAGCCCGCAGATAGCGCCAAAGCGAAGAAAAAGAAGCCCAAAGCCAAAGCGCGTCAGCCCGATTACCCGGTGGTGGGTGTGCTGTTCTCCAGCTTTATTGTCCAGTAG